The proteins below come from a single Dysgonomonadaceae bacterium PH5-43 genomic window:
- a CDS encoding 1,4-alpha-glucan branching enzyme (product_source=KO:K00700; cath_funfam=2.60.40.1180,3.20.20.80; cog=COG0296; ko=KO:K00700; pfam=PF00128,PF02806,PF02922; superfamily=51011,51445,81296), whose protein sequence is MKSSLGLIKNDTWLEPYSEAIEGRYRYFKSKEKELTQKGKISLSDFASGYLYFGLHLNKEGWVFREWAPYATSIYIIGEFNNWEEKDNYKLTNIGNGIWEINLPKDAIKHKDLYKLKIHWDGGSGERIPAWAKRVVQDEQTYIFSAQAWNPDKPYTFKNKNFKPNVAPLLIYECHIGMATSEERVGTYKEFTENILPRIKEDGYNAIQIMAIQEHPYYGSFGYHVSSFFAASSRFGTPEELKELIDTAHSMGIAVIMDIVHSHAVKNEMEGLGRFDGSYIQYFHGDSRREHPAWDSLCFNYGKSEVLHFLLSNCKFWLEEYKFDGFRFDGVTSMLYNSHGLGEAFCNYGDYYNLNQDGDAICYLTLANKLIHQVNENAITIAEEVSGMPGLAVAVNKGGYGFDYRMAMNIPDYWIKTIKEKKDQDWHPSGIWWETTNRRADEQTISYAESHDQALVGDKTIIFRLIDSDMYWHMSVNDQNFMVDRGIALHKMIRLITLSTINGGYLNFMGNEFGHPEWIDFPRQDNGWSYKYARRQWNLVDNPDLKYKYLGEFDKEMIHLVGGTKNFQKTEIQKVWDNDGDQILAFRRNDLIFIFNFNPSKSFSGYGFLVPPGKYKTILNTDNPKFGGFGMIDETIEHLTMYDELYAKENKEWLKVYLPARTAIVLKRTKTFSS, encoded by the coding sequence ACCTATACTTCGGACTTCATCTTAATAAGGAAGGTTGGGTGTTTAGAGAGTGGGCTCCTTATGCTACCTCTATTTATATTATAGGAGAGTTTAATAATTGGGAAGAAAAAGACAATTATAAATTGACAAATATAGGAAATGGTATTTGGGAAATTAATTTACCTAAAGATGCCATCAAGCATAAAGATTTATACAAACTAAAAATACATTGGGACGGTGGTTCGGGCGAACGCATTCCTGCTTGGGCTAAGCGTGTGGTGCAAGATGAACAAACTTACATATTTAGTGCACAGGCTTGGAATCCCGATAAACCATATACGTTTAAGAATAAAAACTTCAAACCTAATGTTGCTCCTTTACTGATATACGAATGTCATATAGGTATGGCTACTTCGGAAGAAAGGGTTGGGACGTATAAGGAATTTACAGAAAATATTCTTCCCAGAATAAAAGAAGACGGATACAACGCTATTCAGATAATGGCGATACAAGAACATCCTTACTATGGTTCTTTTGGTTATCACGTTTCGAGTTTCTTTGCAGCTTCATCAAGGTTCGGAACGCCTGAAGAGCTTAAAGAACTTATCGATACTGCACACTCTATGGGTATCGCAGTTATTATGGATATAGTACATTCTCACGCTGTTAAAAACGAAATGGAAGGCTTAGGCAGATTTGATGGCTCTTACATTCAATACTTTCACGGAGATAGTAGGAGAGAACACCCAGCTTGGGATTCTCTTTGCTTTAATTATGGCAAAAGCGAAGTTCTCCATTTCTTGCTTTCTAATTGTAAGTTTTGGTTAGAAGAGTATAAGTTCGATGGCTTTCGCTTCGATGGAGTAACTTCAATGCTTTATAATAGTCACGGATTAGGAGAAGCATTTTGTAACTATGGCGATTATTATAATCTTAATCAAGATGGCGATGCTATCTGTTACCTTACTTTAGCAAACAAACTTATACATCAAGTTAATGAAAATGCTATAACAATAGCAGAAGAAGTTAGCGGAATGCCTGGCTTGGCTGTTGCTGTAAATAAGGGAGGTTATGGTTTCGATTACAGAATGGCTATGAATATTCCAGATTACTGGATTAAAACAATAAAAGAAAAGAAAGATCAAGACTGGCATCCTTCGGGGATATGGTGGGAAACAACCAATCGAAGAGCCGACGAACAAACAATAAGCTATGCCGAAAGCCACGATCAAGCTTTAGTAGGCGATAAAACAATCATCTTTAGACTTATTGATTCGGATATGTATTGGCATATGTCGGTAAACGATCAAAACTTTATGGTTGATAGAGGTATAGCTTTGCATAAAATGATACGCTTAATAACTCTTTCTACTATAAACGGAGGCTATCTTAACTTTATGGGTAATGAGTTTGGGCACCCAGAATGGATAGATTTCCCAAGACAAGATAATGGTTGGTCGTATAAGTATGCGCGCCGTCAGTGGAACTTGGTAGATAATCCAGATCTTAAGTACAAATATCTTGGTGAATTTGATAAAGAGATGATTCACCTTGTGGGAGGAACAAAGAACTTCCAAAAAACAGAAATACAAAAAGTTTGGGATAACGACGGAGACCAGATATTGGCTTTTAGAAGAAACGATTTAATATTTATATTTAATTTCAATCCTTCTAAGTCTTTCTCAGGATATGGATTTTTAGTCCCTCCCGGAAAATACAAAACAATATTAAATACAGATAATCCTAAGTTCGGCGGATTTGGTATGATAGACGAAACAATCGAACATCTTACTATGTATGACGAACTATATGCAAAAGAAAACAAAGAATGGCTGAAGGTTTATTTGCCTGCAAGAACAGCTATAGTGCTAAAAAGAACTAAAACATTTAGCTCTTAA